In a single window of the Acidobacteriota bacterium genome:
- a CDS encoding cobalamin B12-binding domain-containing protein: MSDRKIRVLVAKPGLDGHDRGAKVIARALRDAGMEVIYTGLRQTPEMIASAALQEDVDAVGISILSGAHKTLCPRIVELLRENGMDDTLVVVGGIIPQEDIAPLKNAGIAEVFLPGTSTEDIVKFLQSNVRPGLS; this comes from the coding sequence ATGTCAGATAGAAAGATCAGAGTTTTAGTAGCAAAGCCGGGCCTCGACGGCCATGACCGCGGTGCAAAGGTGATAGCACGTGCTTTGCGTGATGCCGGAATGGAGGTCATCTACACCGGTCTTCGTCAGACACCGGAGATGATCGCTTCGGCTGCACTTCAGGAAGATGTCGATGCCGTCGGCATCTCCATTCTCAGCGGAGCACACAAGACGCTATGCCCGCGTATCGTAGAACTTTTACGCGAGAACGGAATGGATGACACCCTTGTTGTCGTTGGCGGCATCATACCTCAAGAAGATATTGCTCCTTTGAAGAACGCCGGCATAGCAGAAGTATTCCTTCCCGGCACGTCGACAGAGGACATCGTTAAGTTTCTGCAGAGCAACGTCAGGCCCGGCCTGTCGTAA
- a CDS encoding carboxypeptidase regulatory-like domain-containing protein — MAFFRGYDSLGVPTPKGSIASNSSMKTMKLRISALTALIALLVLVNMAIAQERQGEIRGRVTDPNGAVVPGARVLLSSQGSTTSGTSRGTTTNSEGEYSFQSLPLGNYELTVSLSGFARPFKKAVELSASQLLKVDIVFSFAACSDEPEITGVSKFAEDDHAEIVRVLVNLLIGDGRQSTNKEKIIFSPDNFSSKWLLAEQRSRIAILSRADIQEITEKNGELTYYSFTKPIQRGRCVAISLVNNRTVKGQMEDANMAGGEDNYEFRKVDGKWTALLLSSMIS; from the coding sequence GTGGCCTTCTTTCGTGGCTATGATTCGCTGGGTGTGCCAACACCTAAAGGCTCGATTGCATCTAATTCATCAATGAAAACCATGAAGCTACGTATTTCGGCTTTGACAGCGCTAATTGCTCTGCTTGTCCTCGTTAATATGGCGATTGCACAAGAGAGACAAGGTGAGATACGTGGGCGTGTGACCGATCCGAACGGAGCTGTCGTCCCGGGAGCTAGGGTGCTTCTGTCATCGCAAGGGAGTACGACTTCGGGCACTTCCCGTGGTACAACAACGAATTCGGAAGGTGAATACTCATTCCAAAGTCTTCCCTTAGGTAATTACGAACTAACCGTTTCATTGAGCGGGTTTGCTCGCCCTTTCAAAAAGGCAGTTGAGCTTTCTGCAAGCCAGTTGCTCAAAGTCGATATTGTTTTTTCGTTCGCTGCCTGTTCAGACGAACCTGAGATAACTGGCGTAAGTAAGTTCGCTGAGGACGACCACGCAGAAATAGTTCGCGTACTCGTCAATCTGTTAATCGGAGACGGAAGGCAATCTACCAACAAGGAGAAAATTATCTTCTCGCCCGACAACTTTTCGTCTAAGTGGCTCCTCGCCGAACAAAGGTCACGAATAGCGATTCTATCCAGGGCTGACATTCAGGAAATAACTGAGAAGAACGGCGAGTTAACATATTACTCCTTTACAAAACCGATTCAGCGAGGACGATGCGTCGCAATTTCCCTTGTAAACAATCGAACGGTCAAAGGACAAATGGAAGACGCGAATATGGCGGGCGGTGAGGACAACTACGAATTCAGAAAAGTCGATGGAAAATGGACCGCGCTTCTTCTCTCATCGATGATTTCGTAA
- a CDS encoding DUF1446 domain-containing protein gives MKEKVRVAGGQGFWGDLLTAPVDQVRKGPIDYLMLDYLAEVTMSIVQKQKQRDPNAGYARDFVTLMREILPDCVEKDIKVLSNAGGVNVEGCANAIKDVAVELGLSGKVKIGVVTGDDILDRLDQFIADGVELNSMDDGTPLSAIRDKVQSANVYLGAEALVEALGKGANVIVGGRLTDTGLTLAPLMHEFGWSFDDWDRVSAGTIAGHIIECGAQSSGGNCQYDWQNIPDMANIGFPIIEASPDGTFIVTKHEGTGGRVNIQSVKEQLLYEMGDPHEYITPDVVADFASINLEPAGENRVRVHGITGHPRTDFYKVSIAYTGGYKSVGTLVYSWPQALEKAQVADRILRERLDNLDLKFDVILTEFVGVNATHGHLAGEPSPDIPEVQLRVGVRGQNRADVERFTKEIAPLILTGPPAVTGFAGGRPKVEEIMAYFPALIPKTLIHTKVDIVEA, from the coding sequence ATGAAAGAGAAAGTGCGTGTAGCGGGCGGACAAGGGTTTTGGGGTGATCTACTGACGGCACCGGTCGATCAGGTTCGAAAAGGTCCGATTGATTATTTGATGCTCGATTACCTCGCCGAGGTAACGATGTCGATCGTCCAGAAGCAGAAGCAACGCGACCCAAACGCCGGTTACGCACGTGATTTTGTGACGCTAATGCGTGAGATATTGCCGGATTGCGTCGAAAAAGATATCAAAGTCCTCTCAAACGCCGGCGGCGTCAACGTCGAAGGCTGCGCCAACGCGATCAAAGATGTCGCCGTCGAACTCGGCCTCTCGGGCAAGGTAAAGATCGGCGTTGTCACCGGCGATGATATTCTCGATCGGCTCGATCAGTTTATCGCTGATGGAGTTGAATTAAATTCGATGGACGACGGCACGCCTTTGTCCGCGATCCGCGACAAAGTCCAGTCCGCCAACGTCTATCTCGGTGCCGAAGCTTTAGTCGAAGCCCTAGGCAAAGGTGCGAATGTCATCGTCGGCGGTCGTCTGACCGATACGGGACTGACGCTCGCTCCGCTGATGCACGAGTTTGGCTGGAGCTTTGACGACTGGGACCGCGTTTCTGCCGGGACGATCGCGGGCCACATCATCGAGTGCGGCGCCCAATCGAGCGGCGGTAATTGCCAGTACGATTGGCAAAACATCCCCGACATGGCGAACATCGGCTTCCCGATCATCGAAGCCTCGCCCGACGGCACATTCATCGTCACCAAACACGAAGGCACCGGCGGCCGCGTCAACATTCAGTCCGTCAAAGAGCAGCTCCTCTACGAAATGGGCGACCCGCACGAATACATTACGCCCGACGTCGTCGCCGATTTCGCGTCGATCAACCTTGAGCCCGCCGGCGAAAACCGCGTCCGCGTCCACGGCATAACCGGCCACCCAAGAACCGACTTTTACAAAGTCTCCATCGCCTACACCGGCGGCTACAAATCCGTCGGCACGCTGGTTTATTCATGGCCCCAAGCCCTAGAAAAAGCCCAAGTCGCCGACCGTATCTTGCGTGAAAGACTCGATAATCTAGATCTTAAGTTCGACGTTATCCTAACTGAGTTCGTCGGCGTCAATGCGACTCATGGGCATTTGGCCGGTGAACCGTCGCCTGATATCCCCGAAGTCCAACTCCGCGTCGGCGTCCGCGGCCAAAACCGTGCCGACGTCGAACGCTTTACCAAAGAGATCGCCCCACTCATCCTCACCGGCCCGCCCGCCGTCACAGGCTTCGCCGGCGGCCGCCCCAAAGTCGAAGAGATCATGGCCTACTTCCCCGCCCTGATTCCTAAGACCCTGATCCATACGAAGGTTGACATAGTGGAAGCGTGA
- a CDS encoding putative addiction module antidote protein — protein sequence MAKIKTTKYDVAEYLNTPEEMAAYLEACLEEANGDAAFVAKALGNIARAKGMSEIARETGLSRESLYKSLSGERSPSFETVLKVIGALGLKIHAEPA from the coding sequence ATGGCTAAGATTAAAACAACCAAATACGATGTCGCAGAGTATCTAAACACGCCCGAAGAAATGGCTGCATATCTCGAAGCATGCCTAGAAGAAGCCAACGGCGATGCGGCATTCGTAGCCAAAGCACTCGGCAATATCGCCCGAGCCAAAGGCATGTCGGAGATCGCCCGCGAAACCGGCCTTTCGCGTGAGAGCCTGTATAAATCACTATCTGGCGAACGAAGCCCGAGTTTTGAAACCGTTTTGAAAGTGATCGGTGCTCTTGGCCTAAAGATCCACGCTGAACCAGCATAA